The following coding sequences lie in one Lelliottia jeotgali genomic window:
- a CDS encoding Ferric uptake regulation protein FUR has protein sequence MTDNNTALKKAGLKVTLPRLKILEVLQGPDNHHVSAEDLYKRLIDMGEEIGLATVYRVLNQFDDAGIVTRHNFEGGKSVFELTQQHHHDHLICLDCGKVIEFSDDSIEARQREIATRHGIRLTNHSLYLYGHCAEGDCRENEHAHDTK, from the coding sequence ATGACTGACAACAATACCGCATTAAAGAAGGCTGGCCTGAAAGTGACGCTTCCTCGTTTAAAAATCCTGGAAGTTCTGCAAGGACCGGACAACCATCACGTCAGTGCGGAAGACTTATACAAACGTCTGATCGACATGGGCGAAGAGATTGGACTGGCGACCGTATACCGCGTTCTGAACCAGTTCGATGACGCCGGAATTGTCACCCGCCACAATTTTGAAGGCGGTAAATCCGTTTTCGAACTGACGCAGCAGCATCACCACGATCACCTGATTTGCCTCGACTGCGGCAAGGTGATTGAGTTTAGCGATGACTCTATCGAAGCACGTCAGCGTGAAATTGCCACTCGTCATGGCATCCGTCTGACCAACCATAGCCTATATCTGTATGGTCACTGTGCTGAAGGCGATTGCCGCGAAAACGAGCA